In the genome of Abyssalbus ytuae, the window TAACCGGGGACAAAAAAAGTTATGCTCTTCCTTTTTACTTTTACACTTCAAATTTATTTTATACACCACAATTCATTGTATTTCAGTTGCTCTACAATAAAATTATCGATGAAATAACAATAAAGAACGATAAAAAACTATTTTTTTGTGTATTCTACTTCAGATGTATTTAATTAAAAAAGGTTGTAAAAAAAAGAAAGCCTGGATTAACCAGGCTTTTCATCACCAACCATTAACAAATCAACAAATAGGGGTAAAACTCTATGAAAGTCAAACAATCCCCTTTGTTTGATTCCGGAATAAAATTACATCGACTTCGTACAAAAGCTGAACTTTTTAGTTCAGTGGTTTAGCTTTATCGTCTAAACAACCGTAAATGACGATAAAATGCATTTTATTGGATACACTATAAAAAAAATTGAGCCCGGAAAATCCGGACTCAATTAATTGCCATTAATAAAAACGGACATTAAACAACTAATTTAATCTGACAAGTACATTTTTAATTAGGGCAAAAAAAGTTCTTCAAACAAATCCTTAAAATAAATAATAATTTATTTTTGTTGCGATAATAAAGTCAAAGAAGAAATTTATTTACTCATTTATTCTCTTTTTTCTTTAACAACCACATCGATAAAAGTACATTTTTTACCGATTAAACACAACTTTTAATAAAAAAAAATAAAATTTTATATAAAAAAATACAGCAAACCCGTAAACGAAATTTATTATGCAAGAAAATACTATTATAGAGAATAAGGAATTAAATCTGTTTGAAGCCTTAATACCTGTTATTATACTAATCGCATTACTTGCATTCAATGTTTTTGTTTACGGGGATGAAGCCTTGAGTGGTTCAAACCAGTTTATTTTATTAATAGGTGCAGCTGTTGCAGCTATTGTGGGTTTTTTTAATAAAGTTTCTTATCAAAAAATGATAGATGAAGTTGCCGAAAATGTTAAATCAACAACCGGGGCTATTTTAATATTACTTTTTGTAGGAGCGCTGGCAGGTACCTGGCTTATTAGCGGTATCATTCCCACCATGATTTATTATGGGTTGCAAATTCTTAATCCTACTTTCTTTCTTGCCGCATGTGTTATTATTTGTGCCCTTATTTCCGTAGCTACGGGTAGCAGCTGGACCACATCGGCTACAGTGGGTATTGCTTTGATAGGAATTGGAGGGGCTTTGGATATTTCTTTAGGGATGACAGCAGGCGCTGTAATATCAGGTGCTTATTTTGGTGATAAAATGTCTCCGCTAAGTGATACTACCAACCTTGCTCCTGCCATGGCCGGTACAGATTTATTTACACATATAAGATATATGGCTTTAACTACCGTTCCCACCATAATAATTACAATAATTATATTTACCATTATAGGTTTTACAATTGATACTTCAAGTACTCCGGATACTTCACAATTACTTCATTCTATAGATGAAGCATTTAACATTAACCCCCTCCTGTTTGTTGTTCCGGCAATTGTAATTTTTTTGATAATCAAAAAAACTCCTCCATTATTAGCTTTATTGATAGGCACACTTTTAGGCGGCATATTTGCCATAATTTTTCAACCGGATATTGTAGCGCATATTGCAGGAGCAACAGAATTGACTTATATATCTGCCTATAAGGGTGTAATGAATGCTATAACAATAGACACAACTGTACCAACAACAAATGAAAAACTTAATGATCTTTTTTCTTCCGGTGGTATGGCCGGTATGTTAGGCACCATCTGGTTAATACTTTGCGCCATGACTTTTGGGGGAATTATGGATGCTATCGGAGCTCTGTCAAGAATAAGCAAATCTCTACTCAAGGCATTTAATTCGGTTTTCGGATTATTTGCCAGTACGGTGGCCAGTTGTTTGGCCTTAAACGTAACGGCATCCGATCAATATTTATCAATTGTGGTACCCGGAAAAATGTATGCAAAAGCATATGCCGACAAAGGTTTAGCTCCCGAAAATTTAAGCCGGACCCTTGAAGATTCAGGGACGGTTACATCTGTATTAGTACCTTGGAATACCTGTGGGGCATACCAAAGTGGTGTACTTGGTGTAGATACTACAGCATATATAGGATATGCGTTTTTTAATTACCTGAGTCCTTTTACCACTTTACTATTTGCAGCATTTCATATAAAAATTAAACAATTTCAATCAAAAAAATAATTTTGACATTTTATTAATTTTTTAAGTAGTTATCAAACAGACCTCTCTTTTTTTAAGGTTTTCTTAAAATAAGATGGATTTTTCATAACCATTATCAGTCCTTATTTTACTATAAAATTTAATAATTCAGAAATTTATCTATACATACACAACCACACTACATTTGTGATCAAATAATAACCTTTAAAACTAAATATTCATGTCAATTGTAGGTAAAAAATTTCCAAATTTAAGCGTTAACGCGATGAACGAAATGGGCGACACTTTTAAAATCAATGTTTTGGAAGAAGCCATAAATAATAAAAAGAAAATTATACTTTTCTGGTATCCAAAAGATTTTACTTTTGTTTGTCCTACTGAGTTACATGCTTTTCAGGCTGCCCTTGGCGAGTTTGACAAAAGAAACACTATGGTAATTGGTGCTTCATGTGATACTGCCGAAGTTCATTTTGCATGGTTAAATACTTCAAAAGATAATGGCGGTATAGAAGGAGTTACTTATCCTTTATTAGCAGATAGTAACAGAAATCTTGCAAGTACCCTGGGCATTTTAGATGTTACCAACGAACAATATGATGATGAAACAGGTGTTGTTTTGGTAGACGGTGATAATGTAACTTACAGAGCTACTTTTTTAATCGATGAGGAAGGAACTGTTTTTCATGAGAGTGTAAATCATATGCCTGTGGGTAGAAATGTATCAGAATTTTTAAGATTAATAGATGCTTATACCCATGTTCAGGAAAAAGGCGAAGTGTGCCCTGCCAACTGGGAAGAAGGTAAAGAAGCTATGAATGCCACAAGAGATGGTGTAGCCTCTTATTTAAGTGCAAACTAAAAATAATATTATGTTACAAGAACTGGAAAACGATAATTTATCGCAGGTAATATCTGAAAATGAAAATGTAATAGTACAATATTCGGCTGGTTGGTGTGGCAATTGCCGTATTATGAAACCTAAATTCAAAAAATTTTCAGGAGAATATAACAATACTAAGTTTTATATAGTAGACGCGGAAAAATATCCGGAGTCAAGAAAACTGGCTAATGTGAGTAACTTGCCAACGTTTGCCGCTTTCAAAAACGGCGAGGTAATTAACCAGGTTCAAACTAATAAAACTGAGGTATTAAAATCTTTTTTAGATGAAACTACCAATAATTAAACATTTATCGAACTTTATTCAGGAAAACGATCAGGATTACGTCATCGAAACAATTGAAACTCTTGAAGCGTTAACCGAAGTACCTTCATTAAAAGATGAAGAGCTTGATGTAATTGGAGAACTTATTTCCAACATGTATGGTGCAGTAGAAGTAGATAAAATGATAAAAGATGGTATGTCTCAAAAAGAAGCTTTGAATACTTTTATGGGACGTGTATTAGGATCTATTGATAACTAATACTTGCTTACCAAAAAGTTTATTTTATAAATTATTAAAATCCTCTTTCATATCAATTAAAATTGAAAGAGGATTTTCCTTTTTATTTAAATAATAGTATGTTTATACCATAAAGAATTAATAACTTTAAACAACTAATTTAAATTAAAAACAATGGCAACAGTAACACTTAAAGGCAACAAAATAAACACATCGGGAAATTTACCTGAAGTTGGTTCAAAAGCACCCGGCTTTTCTTTGGTAGAAACCAACCTCTCTTCCACATCTTTAGATGAATTTAAAGGAAGTAAAATCGTATTAAATATTTTTCCAAGTATTGACACAGGTACATGTGCTGCCAGCGTACGTCAGTTTAATAAAGAAGCCTCCGAATTGGAAAATACGGTAGTTTTATGTATTTCAAGGGATACTCCTTTTGCTCTGGACAGATTTTGCGGAGCCGAAGGACTAAAAAATGTAGTGACACTTTCTGATTTTAGGGAACGCGATTTCGGAAAAGATTACGGGGTTGAATTTGTAGATGGCCCCCTGGCCGGATTATTGAGCAGAGCTGTAATTATAGTTGATGAAAAGGGAACGGTAAAATATACTGAACAAGTACCGGAAATTGTGGACGAACCAAATTATAAAGCTGCATTAGAAGCTTTAATGGAGGAGTAAATGATAAAATTTATTTTTAACCGAATTAAAAGCATAGGGTACGCTTTCAAAGGAGCGTACCTTCTTATTACCACCGAAGCCAGCATAAAAGTTCAGTTTTTTATTGGAATTATTGTTACAATTGCAGGCTTCTACTTTCATATCTCACCTACCGAATGGGTGATACAAATACTCACAATAGCTGTGATAATGAGCGTAGAAGGTGTGAATACTGCAATTGAAGAAATTGCAGATTTTATTCATCCTGACCATCACAAAAAAATCGGTTTAATAAAAGACCTCGCAGCCGGGGCTGTTTTTATAACTGCCATAGCAGCAGTAATTATTGGATGTATAATTTATATTCCAAAAATATTTTAAAAATATAAATTGAAACTGTACGTTTGTAATTTGTATTTTTGCTTTAAACCCAAAATTGCTAATGGCGCGTAAGAAGAAAACTCAAAAAATATCCTCTTCAAAAAATAAGCAGTCTACCACAAAAAATTTTAAAAAACAAAAAATAATATTTGGTAGTTTACTTATGCTCTTAAGTATTGCCCTAATTATAGCTTTTGTTTCTTTTTTCTATACATGGAAGGTTGATCAGTCACAACTTGAAGATTTTGCCAACAAAACTGTTGAAACTAAAAACTGGCTTAGCAAATTCGGGGCATCGGTTAGTGATTTTTTTATCCATAAAGGTTTTGGAATAGCATCATTTATTTTTGCAGGTTTATTATTCATCACAGGCCTGTTGTATGTAATAGATGTTGAGAAAAAAAAACTTATAAACAGATGGTTTTGGGGCACCTTAATAGCGGTATGGCTCTCAGTATTATTAGGGTTTTATGCCACAAAAAAACCTTTTTTAGGAGGTACAATTGGTTACGAACTTAATGATTTCTTACAAGTTTATATTGGTAAGATTGGAGTAGCATTGTTACTTGTATTCGTATTAATAATTTATTTAGTCGGACGCTTAGGATTTACCCCAGATAAACTGGTTAGTTATTTCAGGTCAAAAAGTGAAGAAATAAATAATGAGCTTAACAATACTAAACAACAAAAAGCAGTAGCTAAAGAAAAAACACCTTCATTTGACCTTACCCCCGGCAATGATGGCCCTATGGTAACAGACTATAAAGTAGATAAAACTTCGGATGTTGACATTGAAAATTCATTTGAAATAAAAATCGCAAAAGAAGAACCTGTAAAACCTTTTATTAAAAAAGAAGAACCCCTTCAGGACTTAAAAATAGAAGTTGAAAAAGGAAATACAGAAAAAGAAGTAAAAGATAATCTGTCTGATAAGCTTGTTAAAGACTTTGGGGAATTTGATCCAAAATTAGAACTCAGCAATTATAAGTTTCCTACTCTTGACCTCCTTAATGATTATGGAGGCAGTGGTAGTATTACCATTAACCAGGAAGAATTAGAAGAAAACAAAAATAGAATTGTTGAAACCCTTAAAAATTATAAAATAGGAATTGCCCAGATTAAAGCCACTATCGGGCCAACCGTTACCCTATACGAAATTGTACCGGAAGCAGGAATAAGAATATCAAAAATTAAAAACCTTGAAGACGACATTGCCTTGTCTCTCTCGGCACTGGGTATTAGAATTATTGCTCCTATACCGGGCAAAGGTACTATTGGTATAGAGGTACCCAATAAAAAATCTACAATCGTATCAATGCGATCTGTAATAGCATCCTCTAAATTTCAAAATGCCGAAATGGAATTACCGGTTGCTTTTGGTAAAACCATCAGCAATGAAACTTTTGTGGTAGATTTAGCAAAAATGCCCCACCTGCTTATGGCAGGGGCTACCGGGCAAGGTAAATCAGTTGGTCTGAACGCAATTCTTACATCTTTGGTTTATAAAAAGCATCCGGCCGAGGTAAAATTTGTCCTGGTAGATCCTAAAAAAGTAGAACTGACATTATTCAATAAAATTGAACGTCATTTTCTTGCAAAACTACCGGATAGTGAAGAAGCTATTATAACTGATAATACAAAAGTAATTTATACCCTTAATTCCTTGTGTATTGAGATGGATAATCGTTACGAAATGCTTAAAAATGCCCTGGTTCGTAACATAAAAGAATACAATACTAAATTTAAGGCAAGGAAATTAAACCCTAACGAAGGCCATAAGTTTTTACCATACATAGTTTTGGTAGTTGATGAATTTGCCGATTTAATAATGACCGCTGGAAAAGAAGTGGAAACTCCTATTGCCCGTTTGGCTCAGTTAGCCAGGGCGGTAGGTATACATCTTATCATAGCTACCCAGCGTCCGTCTGTAAATGTAATAACAGGTATAATCAAAGCCAACTTCCCTGCCAGGGTTGCATTCAGGGTAACTTCTAAAATTGACTCACGGACTATTTTAGATTCACCAGGGGCCGACCAGCTGATAGGCCGGGGTGATATGTTGTATACCCAGGGAAATGATTTAACACGCTTACAATGTGCATTTGTTGATACTCCGGAAGTTTCAAAAATTACTGAATTTATAGGTTCTCAACGAGCTTACCCTGATGCCCATTTATTACCCGAGTATGTAGGTGAAGAGTCTGGCACAGGTATTGATATAGATGTATCCGAAAGAGATGCACTTTTTAATGAAGCTGCCGAAGTTATTGTAGCTGCACAACAGGGTTCTGCTTCTCTTTTACAACGTAAGTTAAAATTAGGATATAACAGGGCGGGGCGATTAATAGATCAACTCGAGGCCGCAGGTATTGTGGGTCCCTTTGAGGGAAGTAAAGCCCGGCAAGTCCTTATTACTGATATGATTCAATTACAACAACTTTTAGAAAACGAAAAAAATAATAATTAAATGAAAAAAATTATCCTTTTATGTATGATGATAATTCCGGTAACAATATTTTCACAAAGCGATGCCAAAGCAAAAGCATTGTTGGATGAAGTATATAAAAAAGTATCCGGTTATGAAAACATCTTTGTTGACTTTAAATTTGTACTGGATAACACTGCTGAGAATATACACCAGGAAACCCGTGGAGATGTAACTTTAGAAGGAGATAAATATCTTTTTAACTATTTAGGAGCTACTAAAATTTTTGACGGAAAAAAATCGTATACCATAATTCCGGAAAATGAAGAAGTTGTTATTGAGAGTAACGGAACCGATGAAGAAGAAAGTATAACTCCTTCTAAAATGCTTACCTTTTATAAAAACGGTTACAATTATAAAATGGACATTTTACAAAATGTAAAAGGAAGACAAATTCAATATGTGGAATTAATACCTATTGATACCCATGCCGAAATTAAAAAAATACTACTGGGTATAGATATACAAACAAAACACATATACAATCTAATACAAATAGGAGATAATAAAACCAAAACTACCATTACTGTTAATTCTTTTAAAACAAATCAGCCTCTTTCAAATTCGTTGTTTACTTTTGATGAAGCTAAGTATGAAGATGAAGGTTATTATATTATAAGAAACTAAACTTTGAAAATTTTAGACCGGTATATTCTATCACGTTTCCTGTACAATTTCATCAGTTCATTTGTGATACTGATGTTAATTTTTATTTTTCAGGCCATATGGTTTTTTATTGATGAACTGGCAGGAAAGGGACTGGACATAGCTATTGTGGGGAAATTTTTGTTTTACTACTCCCCTAACCTTATACCCAATGTTTTACCGTTAACCATTTTACTGGCATCAATTATGACTTTTGGCAACTTTGCCGAAAACTATGAGTTTGCTGCCATGAAAGCCTCAGGTATTTCATTGCAAAGAGCTATGAAAAGTTTAATAGTATTTATATTATTGTTAAGTATTGGCACTTTTTTCTTTGCGAATAATGTAATTCCGGCAGCCGAATACAAATCATACAATTTAAGAAGAAATATAGCTAAACTTAAGCCTGCCCTGGTTATTTCGGAAGGTGTTTTTAATGATATCGGCGATTTAAATCTCAAGGTTGAAGACAAATATGGGGAAAATGACAAGTTCTTAAAAAATGTCATTATCCATATGAAAAACACAAAAAATGAAAACAGTACTGTAATTAAATCTAAAGCAGGTGAACTGGTTAGCAGTGAAAACTCAAATATAATTCAGTTAATTCTTAAAGACGGTAATTACTATGAGGAGGTAGAACAAAAAAAGAGAAAACAACAAACTTTTCCTCATGCCAAAGCCCACTTTGAAACTTATACCATGAATATTGACCTTTCCGAATTAAACGATGTAGATTTAGAAAAGGAAAATATTTCAAACACCTATAAAATGCTCAATATCCAAGAGCTTAAATATACTGCAGACTCTCTTGAAAAAGACTATTCTAAAATAGTAACAAATTTTGGCAACAGTATATATATAAGAGCTGCCAACTTACATGAAAAAAAAGATAGCCTGTTTACAAAAAAAGATTCCATTACCGCATTTGAGCAAAATGTTTTGGACATGTTAGACAAAAACCGTGAGCTTCAAATTATAGATCTTGCTTTAAACACAATAAGAGGTGCAAAAAATACGGTTGAAGGAAAAAAATATGACCTTAAAAGAAGAGCCAAAATCATCAATCTGCATAAAATTATGATGAATGATAAAATAGCCCTTGCTTTATCGTGTATAATATTATTTTTTGTAGGTGCACCTTTGGGAGCTATTATAAGAAAAGGAGGGTTAGGCTTACCCATTGTAATTGCAATTGGCTTATTTATAACCTATTACTTCATAGGTATTTTTGCAAAAAATTTAGCTGAAGACGGTAGTATGAATCCACATATGAGCTCCTGGATTTCTACATTCATATTGTTACCATTGGGTATTTATCTAACCCGAAGGGCTACTGCCGATAAAGAAATTTTTGATATAGGAAATGTTACAGAAAAAATTACCCGACTGTTTAAGAAAAAAACAAAATCTTAAACTGTAAATTTATTTAGTTTTACCTTTGTAAAAACTGTTTTTAGTAGAATCTTATGATTACACAAACAATAAGTCAAGTGGAGTTTAAATTAAACACAATTCAGGAAGCAATAGAAGATATTCGCAAAGGAAAAGTAATTATTGTGGTAGATGATGAAGACCGTGAAAACGAAGGGGATTTTGTTGCTGCTGCAGAGAAAGTAACTCCTGAAATGATTAATTTCATGGCTACCCATGGAAGGGGACTTATTTGTGCTCCTCTAACCGAAAATCGATGTAGAGCTCTTGATTTAGGAATGATGGTGGCAAATAACACCGATGTAATGGAAACCGCTTTTACCGTATCGGTAGATTTAAGGGGAAATGGTGTAACCACAGGTATCTCGGCTTCTGACAGGGCAAAAACCGTTAAAGCCCTGATTGATCCTGAAACTAAACCTTTTGAATTGAGCAGACCGGGGCATATTTTTCCACTTATAGCAAAAGAAGGCGGAGTATTAAGAAGAACAGGCCATACGGAAGCTGCTATTGATTTCGCACGATTGGCAGGTTTTATACCCGCCGGCGTGATTGTAGAAATCATGAATGAAGACGGTTCTATGGCCAGACTCCCTCAATTAAGTGAAGTTGCTAAAAAATTTGACCTCAAAATAGTATCAATTGAAGATTTAATCGCTTACAGAATGCAGCATGACAGCCTTATTGATAAAAAAGAGGATTTTGAAATTAAAACCCGCTTTGGTGATTTTAGGCTGAGAGCTTATCAGCAAACCACAAATAATCAGATTCATATTGCACTTACAAAGGGAAACTGGAAAAATGATGAACCTGTTTTAACAAGAATCAACTCTACATTGGTTAATAATGATATTTTGGGAACTTTGACCAATAACGCCGACAAAAAACTGGATTTAATGTTTAAATTAATAAATACTGAGGGGAAAGGGGCAATTATTTTCATTAACCAGGAAAGTCAGTCATTAAACTTATTAAAAAGAATAGAAGAATTACACGACCTGCAAAAAAAAGGAGAGTTAAAAGCCCCCCCTGTTACCATGGATAAAAAAGATTATGGTATAGGAGCTCAAATATTACACGATATAGGAATACACAAATTACGCCTTATATCCAACTCCGGGCAAACCAAACGTGTGGGAATGATTGGCTATGGCTTAGAGATTGTAGATTATGTGAACTATTAAAACTCTGCTTTTCAGATATTTTTATGGGAAAGGGATAACACATCTGATATCGCCTTTACCATTTTAGAAGCTCTTTCGTAAAGTTGCTCTTCTGTCCAGCTTAATTTTATTAAAACTGATATGTTTCTTCCAATCCAATAATCGGATTGAGAAAAATTCACAGCATTATAATCCGGCATCTGATTTATAACCTCCTGAGGTAATTTGCCTAAAGAATGGTGCTTTTTTAAATGATCCCACTTTTTAATATAATGCCAGTTATTATCATACCAGTAAAAACATCCGTCAACTCCCTTTTCCGATAAAGCCTTATGAGCCTCTCTGGCCAATTGCTCGTCTGGAAGGAAAAAACTTAAAAAAGAATAATTTTCTATTCCACCTTCCGGTACTTTTCTGAAGGCGATTTCCGGAATTTTACTTAAAGATTCTTTTAAAACTGTATAATTTCTTTTCTGAACATCCAAAAAATTGTCCAACCGGGATAATTGTGCAATACCCACAGCAGCATTTAACTCTGAAATTCTGAAATTGTATCCTAAAAAGGGGTGGTCTTCAGCCCCTCTGTCATTTCCTATATGGTCATGACCATGGTCAGAATAGTGATCGGCATTTAAGGCATACTTTTCATGATTGGTTATTATCGCCCCTCCTTCGCCACAAGTAATTGTTTTAACATAATCAAAGGAAAAACAGCCCAAATCGCCATAACTTCCCAGAGCTTTTCCTTCATAACTCCCTCCTATGGCCTGGCATGCATCTTCAAGAAGAATGAGTTCATGTTCCTCACAAATACCTTTTAGTTCTTTTAAATGTGCCATAGAACCACACATATGAACCGGCATTATAACTTTGGTTTTTGAAGTAATAGCTTTTTTTACTGATTCTATATCTAAGGTCAGGGTATCGTCAATATTTACCAAAACCGGAACGGCCCCCACACTTAACACTGCCTCAAAACTCGCTACAAAAGTAAATACAGGCATAATAACCTCATCTCCTGCCCCTACTCCTGCACTTGCCAATGCAACTGTAAGTGCCGAAGTACCACTGCTAACAAGTTGTGCGTATTTAACTCCCATCCTGTTACAGAGAGCTTTTTCCATTTCTTTGGCTTTCCATTGTCCCTGCCTCATATTGTCAAAACCGTAGCGCATGAGTACTCCCGTATTTAAAACATCGTTTACTTCTTTTCTTTCCAAATCACCAAATAATTCAAATCCAGGCATTGTGTTTATAGCTTGTTAGGGTTAATAAAAAAACGCTTTTCCACAAAAATATGGAAAAGCGTTATTAAGTTAAAAATATATAACTAATTATTATTTTCTAAAATAGAATCAACAAAAGTAAAGTGTCTTTCAGTATCACGTAACATACTGTAACCATTAATGCTCCCAATTACTTTGCCTCTGTAATTAAAGGCCACAATATTAGGGAAAACACCCTTCTGGTTAAATTTTCTTCCCAAAGATCTATTATACTCTCTTTGCTCAGGAGTGATAATATCTGTACGCCGGGGTTCATCAATATATAGCAACACAAAATTATTTGACCTTACTGCAAAATCCGGCGAATCCCAAAAATCTTCTTTCAACATTTTACAAGGTGAACACCAATCGCTTCCCGTAAAATACATTAAAATAGGCTTTTTTTCCTCCTTTGAAATTTTTTGGGCTTCTTCAAAATTTGTAAGCCAATGTAACTTCTCTTCCTGGGCCCATGTGTTGACCCCTATAATCATCATTATGAATACAACAAATAACCTTTTCATTTAGTTAGGGACTTTTATTATTTGCAAAGATATTTTTTTGTAAGAAAAATACAATAACCTTGCCAATATATTGTTTTAGAGATGAATAATACTTTCCGATACTTCCTTTCTTACCTTTTTCATTTCTGCAAAAATATCGTCGTTTGCCCTGTATCCTATCGGCATTGCCAACACCGATTTCAGGCCCTGGCTTTCCAGATTAAGTATTTCATCGTATTTAGCCGGTAAAAATCCTTCCATAGGGCAGGCATCAATTTGTTCCACCGCACAAACTGTTAAAAGGTTGCCCATGGCCAGATATGCTTGTTTAGCTGCCCATATTTCAATTTCTTCTTTATTTTTTTTATCAAAATCTTCTATTAAAAAATCTTCAAAAGGCTTTAAAATTTCATCGGGAGTATTTCTTATTTTTTTAATCAGTTGATAATAAGTGCGTATATAATTGGCATCAATTTTATTTATGGTACAAAAAACGAGAAGATGGGAAGCCTCTACTACCTGGGTTTGATTCCATGAATATTCAACTAATTTTTTTCTTATTTCAGTATCTTCAACAATAATAAGCTTAACGGGTTGTAAGCCATAAGAAGTCGCAGTTAAATTAAAAGATTGTTTAATTATGTCTATTTTTTTCTGCGGTATTTTTTTTAAACTGTCAAACTTTTTGGTGGCATAGCGCCATCTGAGTATTTCTACAATATCCATTTTATTCTAATTTTGAACAAAAATAACTTATCTTGCTGTTAATACTAATTCAATATATATAATTTAAATTTATCTTATTATAAAAAAATGATTATGAAAAAAACTCTTGAAGAAAAGATAAAAAATGCTGAAACAAGAATATTTAAAGCTGTTTTTCCCAATACTACTAATCATTATGATACACTTTTCGGAGGTACTGCTTTACAATTAATGGATGAAGTTTCCTTTATATGTGCTACC includes:
- the nhaC gene encoding Na+/H+ antiporter NhaC; amino-acid sequence: MQENTIIENKELNLFEALIPVIILIALLAFNVFVYGDEALSGSNQFILLIGAAVAAIVGFFNKVSYQKMIDEVAENVKSTTGAILILLFVGALAGTWLISGIIPTMIYYGLQILNPTFFLAACVIICALISVATGSSWTTSATVGIALIGIGGALDISLGMTAGAVISGAYFGDKMSPLSDTTNLAPAMAGTDLFTHIRYMALTTVPTIIITIIIFTIIGFTIDTSSTPDTSQLLHSIDEAFNINPLLFVVPAIVIFLIIKKTPPLLALLIGTLLGGIFAIIFQPDIVAHIAGATELTYISAYKGVMNAITIDTTVPTTNEKLNDLFSSGGMAGMLGTIWLILCAMTFGGIMDAIGALSRISKSLLKAFNSVFGLFASTVASCLALNVTASDQYLSIVVPGKMYAKAYADKGLAPENLSRTLEDSGTVTSVLVPWNTCGAYQSGVLGVDTTAYIGYAFFNYLSPFTTLLFAAFHIKIKQFQSKK
- a CDS encoding peroxiredoxin; amino-acid sequence: MSIVGKKFPNLSVNAMNEMGDTFKINVLEEAINNKKKIILFWYPKDFTFVCPTELHAFQAALGEFDKRNTMVIGASCDTAEVHFAWLNTSKDNGGIEGVTYPLLADSNRNLASTLGILDVTNEQYDDETGVVLVDGDNVTYRATFLIDEEGTVFHESVNHMPVGRNVSEFLRLIDAYTHVQEKGEVCPANWEEGKEAMNATRDGVASYLSAN
- a CDS encoding thioredoxin family protein, producing MLQELENDNLSQVISENENVIVQYSAGWCGNCRIMKPKFKKFSGEYNNTKFYIVDAEKYPESRKLANVSNLPTFAAFKNGEVINQVQTNKTEVLKSFLDETTNN
- a CDS encoding DUF6952 family protein is translated as MKLPIIKHLSNFIQENDQDYVIETIETLEALTEVPSLKDEELDVIGELISNMYGAVEVDKMIKDGMSQKEALNTFMGRVLGSIDN
- the tpx gene encoding thiol peroxidase translates to MATVTLKGNKINTSGNLPEVGSKAPGFSLVETNLSSTSLDEFKGSKIVLNIFPSIDTGTCAASVRQFNKEASELENTVVLCISRDTPFALDRFCGAEGLKNVVTLSDFRERDFGKDYGVEFVDGPLAGLLSRAVIIVDEKGTVKYTEQVPEIVDEPNYKAALEALMEE
- a CDS encoding diacylglycerol kinase, with the translated sequence MIKFIFNRIKSIGYAFKGAYLLITTEASIKVQFFIGIIVTIAGFYFHISPTEWVIQILTIAVIMSVEGVNTAIEEIADFIHPDHHKKIGLIKDLAAGAVFITAIAAVIIGCIIYIPKIF
- a CDS encoding DNA translocase FtsK, which gives rise to MARKKKTQKISSSKNKQSTTKNFKKQKIIFGSLLMLLSIALIIAFVSFFYTWKVDQSQLEDFANKTVETKNWLSKFGASVSDFFIHKGFGIASFIFAGLLFITGLLYVIDVEKKKLINRWFWGTLIAVWLSVLLGFYATKKPFLGGTIGYELNDFLQVYIGKIGVALLLVFVLIIYLVGRLGFTPDKLVSYFRSKSEEINNELNNTKQQKAVAKEKTPSFDLTPGNDGPMVTDYKVDKTSDVDIENSFEIKIAKEEPVKPFIKKEEPLQDLKIEVEKGNTEKEVKDNLSDKLVKDFGEFDPKLELSNYKFPTLDLLNDYGGSGSITINQEELEENKNRIVETLKNYKIGIAQIKATIGPTVTLYEIVPEAGIRISKIKNLEDDIALSLSALGIRIIAPIPGKGTIGIEVPNKKSTIVSMRSVIASSKFQNAEMELPVAFGKTISNETFVVDLAKMPHLLMAGATGQGKSVGLNAILTSLVYKKHPAEVKFVLVDPKKVELTLFNKIERHFLAKLPDSEEAIITDNTKVIYTLNSLCIEMDNRYEMLKNALVRNIKEYNTKFKARKLNPNEGHKFLPYIVLVVDEFADLIMTAGKEVETPIARLAQLARAVGIHLIIATQRPSVNVITGIIKANFPARVAFRVTSKIDSRTILDSPGADQLIGRGDMLYTQGNDLTRLQCAFVDTPEVSKITEFIGSQRAYPDAHLLPEYVGEESGTGIDIDVSERDALFNEAAEVIVAAQQGSASLLQRKLKLGYNRAGRLIDQLEAAGIVGPFEGSKARQVLITDMIQLQQLLENEKNNN
- a CDS encoding LolA family protein, producing MKKIILLCMMIIPVTIFSQSDAKAKALLDEVYKKVSGYENIFVDFKFVLDNTAENIHQETRGDVTLEGDKYLFNYLGATKIFDGKKSYTIIPENEEVVIESNGTDEEESITPSKMLTFYKNGYNYKMDILQNVKGRQIQYVELIPIDTHAEIKKILLGIDIQTKHIYNLIQIGDNKTKTTITVNSFKTNQPLSNSLFTFDEAKYEDEGYYIIRN